The genomic window TCCGGGCCGGTCGTGCGTGTTGCGTCCAAACAGCGCCGATCTTTGTCCATGGACCGGCGGACCGCCAGGGGTGATGGTGGGCGGGCATGTTCGTCGCCGGGGGCGCTGGTCCAGCGAGTGAGCCAAAGGGCGCGCCGGTGCCGAGAGGGACGAGATCGAGCGAGCGAGGGACGAGCGAGTGCAGCGTCGAGGAGTGTCGGCACTGGGTACGAGCGCCCGGAGGCGAACCGAGCGCATGGAGGGGAACCGGCTCGTGGCCGACTTCGTGGTGGGTGAGGAGCACTTTCTGCTGGACGGGCGGCCGGTGCGGCTGCTGTCCGGGGCGCTGCACTACTTCCGGGTGCACGAGGCCCAGTGGGGGCACCGGCTGCGGATGCTGCGGGCGATGGGGCTCAACTGTGTGGAGACGTACGTCCCGTGGAATCTGCATGAGCCCGCGCCGGGCGAGTTCCGCGATGTCGGGGCGCTGGGCCGGTTCCTGGACGCGGCGTCGGAGGCCGGGCTGTGGGCGATCGTCCGCCCGGGGCCGTACATCTGCGCCGAGTGGGAGAACGGCGGGCTGCCGCACTGGGTGACGGGGCCGCTGGGGTCGCGGGTGCGCACCCGCGACGCGGAGTACACGGGGCATGTGGACCGCTGGTTCCGTGCGCTGATGCCGCAGGTCGTGGCGCGGCAGATCGACCGCGGCGGCCCGGTGATCATGGTGCAGGTCGAGAACGAGTACGGGTCGTACGGCTCCGACCGGGTCTATCTGCGCCACCTCGCCGACCTGCTGGTGGAGCTCGGTGTGAGCGTGCCGCTGTTCACCTCCGACGGGCCCGAGGACCACATGCTGACCGGCGGCTCGGTGCCGGGCGTGCTCGCCACCGCGAACTTCGGTTCGGGTGCCCGTGAGGGCTTCGAGGTGCTGCGCCGCCATCAGCCGAAGGGCCCGCTGATGTGCATGGAGTTCTGGTGCGGCTGGTTCAGCCACTGGGGCGACGAGGCGGTGGTGCGGGACGCGGACAGCGCCACGGCCGCGCTGCGCGAGATCCTGGAGTGCGGCGCATCGGTCAACATCTACATGGCGCACGGCGGGACGAACTTCGCCGGCTGGGCGGGGGCGAACCGTGGCGGGCAGCAGCACGAGGGGCTGCTCGAACCCGACATCACCTCCTACGACTACGACGCGCCCGTCGACGAGTTCGGGCGGCCGACGAAGAAGTTCTGGGCGTTCCGCGAGCTCCTCGCGCCGTACGCGGACGGTCCGCTGCCCGAGCCGCCCGGGCAGCCGCCGGCCCTGGCCGCGCCGGTCGTGGTGCGGCCGGCGGAGTGGCTGCCGCTGGGTGAGGTCATGGATGCGCTCGGGGGCGCGGAGTCGGAACATCCGGTGCCGCCGTCCTTCGAGGAGTTGGACGTGGACCGGGGCCTGGTGCGCTACCGGTTGGAGGTGCCGGGGCCGCGCAGGGCCTACCCGCTGACGGCGTCCGGGCTGCGGGACCGGGCCGTGGTGTACGTGGACGGGGCACGGGCCGGTGTGCTCACCGAGGGGGCCGAGACGCTGGAGGAGCCGGTGGCGGGGCCCGCGTCGGTGGAGCTGTGGGTGGAGTCGCTGGGCCGGGTCAACTACGGCCCGCGGGTCGGCGAGGCCAAGGGCATCACGGGCGGGGTGCTGCACGAGCGGCAGTATCTGCACGGGGTGCGGGCGCGGGCGCTGCGGCTCGACGCGTTCGACGGGGCGGGGGCGGTGGCGGGGCTGCCGTTCCGGTCGCCGGTCGAGGGTGCCGCGGGGCTGTACCGGGGCTCGTTCGAGGTGCGCGGGGCGGGGGACGCGGCGCTCGAACTGCCGGGCTGGACCCGCGGGTTCGTGTGGGTGAACGGGTTCAACCTGGGCCGCTACTGGTCGGTCGGCCCCCAGGACTCGCTGTTCGTGCCGGGCCCGGTGCTGCGGGAGGGCGCGAACGAGGTGTGGGTCCTGGAACTGGAGCAGGGCGGGGAGGATGTGCGTCTGGGGTGACGCCGGGGTGGCCTCCCCGCCCCCTCGGAGGGCTCGGGTCAGAGCCTCACGGGTGCCGGTGCGGTGCCGGTGCGGTGCCGGTGCGGTGCCGGTGCCGGTGCGGTGCCGGGCTACAGCGTCGCGGCCGCGTTCTTGATCGCGGTGGCGAAGGTGGACACCTCGGTGTAGACGCCCGGGAAGCCGGCCCGGGCGCAGCCGTAGCCCCAGCTCACGATGCCGACCTGGATCCAGGCGCCGGCGTCGTCCCTGCGGAACATGGGGCCGCCGGAGTCGCCCTGGCAGGTGTCGACGCCGCCCTCGTTGAAGCCGGCGCAGATCTCCTCGCCCGGCACGAGCTCGGGGTACGAGGACTGGCAGGAGGCGTCGGAGACGAACGGCACGGTCGCCTTGAGCAGATAGCGCTGCTGCGGGCCGCCCTCGCGGGCCGAGCCCCAGCCGGCGACGGTGAAGGTGCCGCTGTTGTACGCGGTCGTCTCGGCGATCTTCAGGGTCGGCAGGTTGACCGGCTGGGCGAGCTTGATCAGGGCCCAGTCCTTGCCGGTGCCGTTGTAGCCCGGGGCCTGGAGAACCTTGGTCGACTTGACCTTGATGGCGCTGGAGCTCTGGAGGTCCACGACTCCGGCGGTGGCGGTGATGCTGGTGTTGTTGCCGGAGCCGCTCACACAGTGCGCGGCGGTGAGGACGATCTGCTGGGTGTAGAGCGCACCTCCGCAGCCCATGGAGAGCCGGACCATGAAGGGGAACTCGCCCTGGGCGGCGCGGGTTCCGCCGACGACGGGCGGCGGGGCGGCGCTGGCGGAGGCGGGCTGGAGGCTGACCGCGGCGAGGAGGACGGCGCCGGCGGCGGCGCATCTCTTGAGGGCACGTACCAGCTTGTCGTTCAAGGCATGCCTTCTTCCGTGGGGGGATTGCTGTGGCGCGCCGACGGGCCCACCGCAGTGACATGGGCCCGTCAACGCGTGTCCGGATTATGGGGAGGCCGCGAGGACGCCCACAAGAAGCACTTTTCGGCCAGGTCAGGGTCGTGCGGGGGCGCCGGCGGCACCGGCGGACGCGACCGGCGGACGCCGTAGAGTTGGGAGCGGCCAGCCGTCCTTCAGGGCGGCGTTCAGGGCGACTTCGTACGGCACGTACAGGGGGTACGGGCGTGACGAACGGCAGCGAGGTGGTGCACGGCTACCCGCACCTCGACACCGCGCGGGCGGCCATCACCGCACTGCACAAACGGCTGTCGTACGACGGCGTACGCGCGTACGAGACCAGCGTGGCGCCGGCCGACGTCGCCTTCGCCGACCACGACGATCTGCACCTGGGGGCGCAGCGGGTGGCCCGTGCGCTGGTGCGTCAGCTGCGGCTGCCCGAGGCGCGGATGATCGTGAGCTTCCGGGAGATGGAGCACGCGGCGAGCGTCGAACTCACCGCGGGGCCCGAGTACTTCATCGAGCTGAACGACCGCTTCCGCAAGCACCGCAGGGACATCGGGGCGGCGCTCGCCCACGAGATCACCCACGTCCTGCTGCACCGGCTGGGGCTGGCGTTCCCCGGGACGCGGGACAACGAGATCCTCACGGACACGGTGACGACCTACCTGGGGGCGGGCTGGCTGCTGCTCGACGCGTTCCGGGAAGACGCGGTTTCCAGCCAGAAACTGGGTTATCTGACCCCTGAGGAGTTCGGTTACGTCCTCGCAAAACGCGCGATGGTCTTCGACGAGGACCCCTCGGTGTGGTTCACCAGCCCCCAGGGCTACACGGCGTACACGAAGGGCAGGGCGCAGGCGCTGCGCGACGGGCAGCAGCCGCCGCTGTCCGCGGCGGGGTGGAACGGGCGGCGGCGCTACGCGAAGGACCGTCGGTATGCGCAGGACCATCCGGCCGGAGCCGCGCGGCCCGCTCCCGGCCCGGTCGCGGCGTACGCGTTCGAGCACGTGCCCGGCGGCGGACTGCGGGTGTCGTTCCCCTGCCCCACCTGCCAGCAGCGGATCCGGGTGCCGGTGCGGGGGCGGGTGCGGGCACGGTGCTCCCTGTGCCGGACGGTTCTCGAATGCGATACCTGAGGACGTAGGGCCTGTAGTTCGGATCAGGCCCTGGATCCCTGCTCCGAGAGACAGGCCCCGGGGCCCTTCCGTAGGGTTTTGTCATGAGGACCGAGGACTCCGAGGTGGTGGGCCTCGACACGGACCTGGCCGGCCGGCTCTTCGAGGCCCTGTACGGGGACGACGACGACGCGGTCGTACGGGCGCTGCGGGCGGGGGCGCCCGCGGAGGCGACGGACGAGGACGGGCAGACCGCGCTGTACACGGCCGCGGCCCGGGACCGTCCCGGGATGGTGCGCCTGCTGCTGGCGGCGGGCGCCGACCCGGATCGGGCGAGCGGCGCCGACGGGGCGGAGCTGCCGCTGTGCGGCACCGCGGTCTGGGGGCACACGGAGGCGATGCGGGCCCTGCTCGCGGCGGCCGCGCGGGTCGATCTGGCCGAGGAACCCGGGGTCCGTGCACTGACCTGGGCATGCCGTGAAGGGCGCGCCGAGGTGGTGGAGCTGCTGCTGGCCGCAGGCGCCGACCCGGATCTGCCGGGGCCCGACGGTCAGCCGCCGCTGCTGACGGCGACCCGGCGCGGCTCTCCCTCGTGCGTACGGGCCCTGCTGCGCCGCGGCGCAGACGCCACGGCCGAGGCGCTCGCGGAGGCCCGGCGCTGGGCGGGGACGGACGTGGCGGCGGAGCTGCGGCGCGGGCTGGCCGAGGTGTACGAGGTCGCGGAGAGCCAGGTGGAGATCCGGCGCGTCGAGGAGGACGGCGGCGAGACCGTGATCGCGGAGGTGGTCCGAGGCGGCCGGCACGTCGCCGGGAACGAGCAGCAGACCGGGCACGCGGCCATCGCCACGCTGCTGGAGGACGCGCTCGGGATGCGTACGCCCGCCGAGGAGCTCGCCGGGCGGGCGATGCGCCGCGGTGTACCGGACATGGACGAGTGGACGGAGGCCGTCGCCGTGCTCCAGCGGCGCGGCGACGAGGAGACGTTCCGGGCTGCGGCGGGGTGGGCCGGCACCGGGGATGCCCTGCGGCAGACCTTCGCGGCGGACGTCCTGGCGGGGCTGGGCCACGCGGACGGGGACGGCGTCGGGGCGGGGAGCGGCGTCGGCCGGGGGGTCGCGGCCCGCGTGGTGCCGCTGCTGCGGGAGCTGGCGCGGGAGTCCGACGAGCCCGAGGTGATCCGGGCGGCGGTGACCGGGCTGGGCCGGCAGGGCGACCCGGCAGGTGTCACGGAGGTCCTGCGGCACGCAGGGCACCCGGACCCCGAGGTGCGCTTCGGTGTGGCGGTGGCGCTGCACGGGCTGGTGCCGGGGGACCACACGGGCGCGGTCGAGGCGGTGCTCGGGCTCACGCGGGACGGTGACGACGGCGTCCGGGACTGGGCGACGGCGGCCCTCGCGGACGTGGAGGCGGACGGCCCCGAGATCCGCGACGCGCTCGCGGCGCGGCTGACGGACCCGGTGCCGGACATCGAGGCGGAGGCGGCGCGGGGGCTGGCGATGCGTCAGGACGGGCGGGCGGTGGAGGCGTTGGCCCGGATTCTGGCGGACGAGGATCCGCAGGGGTACGCGTACTCGACGGCGGAGCAGGCGGTGGAGTACGTGACGGACGAGCGGGTCAGGCTCCGCCTGGAGGCGACCCTCCCCCGGGCCCGCTGACCCCGGCCACCCCGTACCGCCCGGTAATCGCATCGCGGGCGACGCTTCGCGTTCACCGTCGGGACATTCCCGGCCCCCGTAATGACGGAGTTGTATGGACAACAGTTGTCCATACAGCTTTTGGCCCCGCCTCGCATCCCTCCGCATTCCCTCATGGAGTACGCGTGACCAGCCCCGCCCGCGCCGTCGCCCTCATCGGCGCTCTTGGACTCACCGCCCTGACGCTCACCGCCTGCGGTGCCGCGCCCACCGACAGCACCACCACCCCCGACGGAAAGAACCTCGCGACCGCGGCCTCCGCAGCCGACGCCGGCGGGATGGACGCCCTGGTCGCCGCCGCGAAGAAGGAGGGCACGCTCAACGCGATCGCCATCCCCCGCGACTGGGCCAACTACGGCGCGATCATCGACGGGTTCACCGCCAAGTACGGCATCAAGGTGAACGTCGAGAACCCCGACGGCTCCAGCCAGGACGAGATCAACGCGGTGAAGTCCCGCAAGGGCCAGGACCGCGCGCCCGACGTGCTCGACCTCGGTGCCTCGTTCGCCCAGGCCGCCGCCGCACAGGGGCTGACCGCGCCGTACAAGGTCGCCGCGTTCGACAAGATCCCCGAGACGCAGCGCGACGCGCAGGGGCGCTGGTTCAACGACTACGGCGGCTACGTCTCCATAGGCTGCGACGCCAAGCGCGTCAAGGTCTGCCCGGAGACCTTCGCCGACCTGCTGGGGCCCGAGTACAAGGGCAAGGTCGCCCTCAACGGCAACCCCACCAAGTCCGGCTCCGCCTTCGGCGGCGTCTACGCCGCGGCCCTCGCCAACGGCGGCTCGTTCGACGACATCCAGCCCGGTATCGACTTCTTCGGGAAGCTCAAGAAGAACGGGAACTACAACCCCGTCGAGTCCACCCCGGCCACGGTCGAGAAGGGCGAGACCCCGATCAGCATCGACTGGGACTACCTCAACGCCGGCTACGCCGAGCAGTTCAAGGCCAAGGGCATCGACTGGAAGGTCGCGGTCCCGTCCGACGGCGTCTACGCCCAGTACTACTCGCAGGCGATCAACAAGGACGCCCCGCACCCCGCCGCCGCCCGGCTGTGGCAGGAGTACCTGTACAGCGCCGAGGGCCAGAACCTGTGGCTCAAGGGCTACGCCCGGCCCGTGCTGATGCCGGCCATGACCGCCGACGGCACCATCGACAAGGAGGCCGCCGCCGCGCTGCCCGCCGTCGATGGCACCCCGAAGTTCCCGAGCGAGCAGCAGTCCGCCAAGGCCAAGGAGGCCCTGGCGCAGGGCTGGGCCGCGGCCGTCTCCGGGTGACACGCCCGATGACCCTGCTCTCCTCCCCCGCCCGCGCCACGGCCGGTACCGCACCGGCCGCCGGCGCGGGCGGGGGCCCCAAGCCGGGCCGCGTCCGCCGCCGCTCCTGGGCGTGGACGGCCGCCGTGCCCCTCTTCCTGGTCGTCGGGCTCGCCTTCGGGCTGCCCGCGCTGGCCATGGCCGACGGGGCGTTCACCGTCGGTGGCTCCTACGGCCTCGGCAACGTGACCCGCTCGGTCGACGGCGCCTACCGCACCGCCCTGCTCGGCAGCGTCGAACTGTCCGCGCTCACCGCCGCCGCGGGCACGCTCTTCGGGCTGCTCCTCGCCCAGGCCGTCGTCACCTCGCGCAGCCGCGCGCTGCGCGAAGCCGTGCTCACGGCCTCCGGCGTGCTCGCCAACTTCGGCGGCGTGCCACTGGCCTTCGCGTTCGTCGCCACCCTCGGCAACGCGGGCGTCCTCACCACCCGCCTCGGCCTCGACGACCACGGCTGGTCGCTCTACGGCTTCTGGGGACTGGCCCTGACGTATCTGTACTTCCTCGTCCCGCTGATGGTGCTGACCGTCGCGCCCGCGCTCGACGGGCTGCGCGTCCAGTGGCGCGAGGCCGCCCGCGACTGCGGCGCGTCGACCTGGCAGTACTGGCGGCACATCGGCGTCCCGGTGCTGCTGCCGACCCTGCTCGGCGGGTTCGTACTGCTCTTCGGCAGCGCCTTCGCGGCGTACGCCACCGCGGCGGCGATGGTGGGCAGTTCGGTGCCGCTCGTCACCCTCCAGATCGCCGACGCGCTCTCCGGCAACGTCCTGGTCGGCCAGGAGAACGTGGCGCTCGCGCTCAGCCTCGACATGGTGGTGGTCGCCGCGCTGGTGATGGCCGTCCATCTGCCACTTCAGCGAAGGAGCACCCGATGGCTCGCCTGACTCGACGTATTGAGGCTCGGTTCGCCTCCGGGGCGCTTCAGCGTCCGCCGACGGTCGACCGTACTCGGCCACTCGCACCTCGCGGCCTCTGTGCGCTCTCCCTTTCGGCAGCCGCGCGCCCCTTCGGCTCACTCGCCTCGGGGTACGGGCGCGTCGGCGTACTCCTCGTCGCCGGGGTGTACTTCCTCGTCCCGCTGCTCGCCTCCGCCGTCTTCACGCTGGACATCCCCGGGCGGGGGCTGACCCTGTCCTCGTACACGCGGATCTTCGCGGCGCCCGGCTTCACGGCCAGTCTGCTGCTGTCGCTCGCGCTCGCCGCGGCCACCGTCGCCCTGGTGCTGCTGATCAGCATCCCCGCGGCGGTCGCGGCGCGGCTCGCCGTCCCGGGGCTGCGGCCGGTGCTCGAAGTGGTGTGCACGCTGCCGCTGGTGGTGCCGCCGGTGGCGCTGACCGCCGGGCTCGGGACGGTGCTGCGCTGGGGGCCCGAGAAGCTCTCCACGACGCCGCTGTACCAGACGTTCGTCGCCGTGCAGAACCCGGACTTCCCCTTCGTCCTCGTCCTCGCGTACGCCGTGATGGCACTGCCGTTCGTGTACCGGGCGCTGGACGCGGGGCTGCGCGCCGTCGACGTACGCACCCTCGTGGAGGCGGCCCGCGACTGCGGGGCGTCCTGGCCGCGGGCGCTCGTCTCGGCCGTGCTGCCCAATCTGCGCGGGGCGCTGCTGAACGCCTCGTTCCTCACGCTCGCCCTGGTGCTGGGCGAGTTCACCGTCGCCTCGCTGCTCGGCTTCCAGCCGTTCGCGGTCTGGATCGTGCAGGCGTCCGGCTCGGACGCGCGCCTCTCGGTCGCCGTGTCGCTGCTGAGCCTGCTGCTGACCTGGGTGCTGCTGCTGGCGCTGACCACGCTCGGCGGCCGCCGTTCCCGTCCGTACGAAGGAAAGACCTCCCGATGACCCTCCTCGACGCACCCGCCCGCACCGGCGCGTCCCTGCGACTGCTCGGGCTGCGCCGCGCGTTCGGCGCCACCGTCGCGCTCGACGGCCTCGATCTGGACGTCGCCCCGGGCGAACTCCTCGCCCTGCTCGGCCCCTCCGGCTGCGGCAAGACCACCGCGCTGCGGGTGCTGGCCGGCTTCGAGCAGCCCGACGAGGGGCAGGCGCTGCTGGACGGCGAGGACCTCGTGCCGGTGCCGGCCAACCGCCGCGACACGGCGATGGTGTTCCAGTCGTACAGCCTCTTCCCGCATCTCACCGCGGCCGACAACGTGGCCTTCGGGCTGCGGATGCGCAAGGTCGGCGGCGCGGAGCGGCGGGCGCGCGCGGCCGAACTGCTGGAGCTGATCGGGCTGCCCGGCCACGGCGGACGCTTCCCGCACCAGCTGTCCGGCGGACAGCAGCAGCGGGTCGCGCTGGCCCGGGCGCTGGCGCTGCGGCCCCGGCTGCTGCTGCTCGACGAGCCGCTGTCCGCGCTCGACGCGCAGGTGCGGGTGGCCCTGCGGGAGGAGATCCGCAGGCTCCAGCTGGAGCTGGGCATCACCACCGTGTTCGTCACGCACGACCAGGAGGAGGCCCTGTCGATGGCCGACCGGGTCGCGGTGATGAACCAGGGCCGGCTCGAACAGTGCGCCACGCCCACCGAGTTGTACGCCCGTCCCGCGACGGACTTCGTCGCCGAGTTCATCGGCACCATGAACCGGGTGCCCGGCCGGGCTGTCGAGGGCGGTCTGGTGGAGGTGCTGGGGGTACGGCTGCCGGCCGAGGAGCCCGCCGGGTCCGGGGCCGTACAGGTGCTGATCAGACCCGAGGCGCTGGAGGTGGCGGCGGACGCGTCCGGTACGGCCCGGGTGACCGGCACCGCCTTCCACGGGCCCACCACGCGCGTACGGGTCGCGCTCGCCGACGGCACGGCGCTCAAGGCCGACGTCCCGACGCACGCCGCCGGAGCGCTGACGCCGGGCACCGCCGTCACCGTGCGCCCGCAGCAGCGGCCCGCGCTCGTCGCGGCGCAGGGCGGGGCGGAGTGACGCGCTTGCGTGCGGTGCTGTTCGACATGGACGGAACGCTCGTCGACACCGAGGGGGTCTGGCTCGACGTCGTCGAGGCGGCGGCGCTGCGGCGCGGGCGCGTCCTGGACGCCGGGCGGCGCACGGCCGTGACGGGCCGCTCGGTCGAGGACGCGGCGGCACTGCTGCACGCGTACCTGGGGGCACCGGAGGGGGAACTCGCCGCCGAGCTGGGCACGGACTTCGCCGACCGGCTCGCGGCGGCCGCCGTGCCCCGGCCGGGCGCGCTGCGGCTGCTCGCCGCGCTGCGCGCCCGGGAGGTGCCGACGGCGCTGGTGTCGGCGTCGCCGCGGGCGGTGGTCGAGCAGGTCGCGGGAACGCTGGACGGGCACCGTTTCGATGTGCTGTTCGGCGCCGAGGACACCGCGCGGACGAAGCCGCAGCCGGATCCGTATCTGGCGGCGGCAGCGGCGCTCGGCGCGGAACCGGCGCAGTGCGTCGCCGTCGAGGACAGCCCGGCGGGCGTCGCGTCGGCGGTCGCCGCGGGCTGCCGGGTGCTGGCGGTGCCCTCGACCGAACCGCTGGCGGAGAGCGACGGGGTGACGGTCGCGGAGTCGCTGGCGGACGTGGACCCCGAGCTGCTGAGCTCGCTGGTCCGATGGCACGACGACACAACGACATGACAGGGTGTGCACGTGAGCGAAGGACGGGGCAGGACTCCCCTGTATCTGAAGGTCGCCGCCGATCTGCGCACCGCCATCACGGCGGGCGAGTACGGCTCCGGGGCGAAGCTGCCGGCAGAGGACGAACTGGCCCGCCGGTACGGCGTCTCCAGAGGCACGGTCCGTCAGGCGCTCGCCGCGCTGCGCACCGACGGGCTGATCACCTCCCGCCGCGGCACCCGCCGCGTGGTGCTGGGCGGCCCGCGCCTGCACAGCTTCGGTGAACTGCGGTCGTTCACCCGCTGGGCGCGGTCCCTGGGCGAGGAGCCCGGCTCCCGGGTCGTGGCGATCGACCGCGTCCCCGCGAGCGAGGAGGAGGCGGAGAAGCTCCGTCTCGACGAGGGCGCGATCGTGTACCGGGTGCGGCGGCTGCGTACGCTCTCGGGCGCGCCGGTGATGGTGGAGCGGACGACGTACCCGGAGCGGATAGGCGAACTGGTGGCGGCGATGCCGCCGGACACCGTCTCCCACTCGGTCCAACTGGAGCTCCACGGCGTCCTCTTCGCCGACGCCCGCCACACCATCGACCTGGTCCCGGCGGACGACGACGACGCGGCGCTCCTGGGCTGCCGCGCCGGCGAGTCCCTCCTGCGCGAACGCCGCCACTCGACGGACCCGACGGGCACACCGGTGGAGTGGTCCCAGGACCGCTACCTCCCGGGCACG from Streptomyces formicae includes these protein-coding regions:
- a CDS encoding GntR family transcriptional regulator, whose protein sequence is MSEGRGRTPLYLKVAADLRTAITAGEYGSGAKLPAEDELARRYGVSRGTVRQALAALRTDGLITSRRGTRRVVLGGPRLHSFGELRSFTRWARSLGEEPGSRVVAIDRVPASEEEAEKLRLDEGAIVYRVRRLRTLSGAPVMVERTTYPERIGELVAAMPPDTVSHSVQLELHGVLFADARHTIDLVPADDDDAALLGCRAGESLLRERRHSTDPTGTPVEWSQDRYLPGTVAFTMQSSTATSALGRRLSG
- a CDS encoding ABC transporter permease, giving the protein MTLLSSPARATAGTAPAAGAGGGPKPGRVRRRSWAWTAAVPLFLVVGLAFGLPALAMADGAFTVGGSYGLGNVTRSVDGAYRTALLGSVELSALTAAAGTLFGLLLAQAVVTSRSRALREAVLTASGVLANFGGVPLAFAFVATLGNAGVLTTRLGLDDHGWSLYGFWGLALTYLYFLVPLMVLTVAPALDGLRVQWREAARDCGASTWQYWRHIGVPVLLPTLLGGFVLLFGSAFAAYATAAAMVGSSVPLVTLQIADALSGNVLVGQENVALALSLDMVVVAALVMAVHLPLQRRSTRWLA
- a CDS encoding ABC transporter permease, producing the protein MARLTRRIEARFASGALQRPPTVDRTRPLAPRGLCALSLSAAARPFGSLASGYGRVGVLLVAGVYFLVPLLASAVFTLDIPGRGLTLSSYTRIFAAPGFTASLLLSLALAAATVALVLLISIPAAVAARLAVPGLRPVLEVVCTLPLVVPPVALTAGLGTVLRWGPEKLSTTPLYQTFVAVQNPDFPFVLVLAYAVMALPFVYRALDAGLRAVDVRTLVEAARDCGASWPRALVSAVLPNLRGALLNASFLTLALVLGEFTVASLLGFQPFAVWIVQASGSDARLSVAVSLLSLLLTWVLLLALTTLGGRRSRPYEGKTSR
- a CDS encoding ABC transporter substrate-binding protein, whose amino-acid sequence is MTSPARAVALIGALGLTALTLTACGAAPTDSTTTPDGKNLATAASAADAGGMDALVAAAKKEGTLNAIAIPRDWANYGAIIDGFTAKYGIKVNVENPDGSSQDEINAVKSRKGQDRAPDVLDLGASFAQAAAAQGLTAPYKVAAFDKIPETQRDAQGRWFNDYGGYVSIGCDAKRVKVCPETFADLLGPEYKGKVALNGNPTKSGSAFGGVYAAALANGGSFDDIQPGIDFFGKLKKNGNYNPVESTPATVEKGETPISIDWDYLNAGYAEQFKAKGIDWKVAVPSDGVYAQYYSQAINKDAPHPAAARLWQEYLYSAEGQNLWLKGYARPVLMPAMTADGTIDKEAAAALPAVDGTPKFPSEQQSAKAKEALAQGWAAAVSG
- a CDS encoding ABC transporter ATP-binding protein, producing MTLLDAPARTGASLRLLGLRRAFGATVALDGLDLDVAPGELLALLGPSGCGKTTALRVLAGFEQPDEGQALLDGEDLVPVPANRRDTAMVFQSYSLFPHLTAADNVAFGLRMRKVGGAERRARAAELLELIGLPGHGGRFPHQLSGGQQQRVALARALALRPRLLLLDEPLSALDAQVRVALREEIRRLQLELGITTVFVTHDQEEALSMADRVAVMNQGRLEQCATPTELYARPATDFVAEFIGTMNRVPGRAVEGGLVEVLGVRLPAEEPAGSGAVQVLIRPEALEVAADASGTARVTGTAFHGPTTRVRVALADGTALKADVPTHAAGALTPGTAVTVRPQQRPALVAAQGGAE
- a CDS encoding HAD family hydrolase; protein product: MTRLRAVLFDMDGTLVDTEGVWLDVVEAAALRRGRVLDAGRRTAVTGRSVEDAAALLHAYLGAPEGELAAELGTDFADRLAAAAVPRPGALRLLAALRAREVPTALVSASPRAVVEQVAGTLDGHRFDVLFGAEDTARTKPQPDPYLAAAAALGAEPAQCVAVEDSPAGVASAVAAGCRVLAVPSTEPLAESDGVTVAESLADVDPELLSSLVRWHDDTTT
- a CDS encoding S1 family peptidase — translated: MNDKLVRALKRCAAAGAVLLAAVSLQPASASAAPPPVVGGTRAAQGEFPFMVRLSMGCGGALYTQQIVLTAAHCVSGSGNNTSITATAGVVDLQSSSAIKVKSTKVLQAPGYNGTGKDWALIKLAQPVNLPTLKIAETTAYNSGTFTVAGWGSAREGGPQQRYLLKATVPFVSDASCQSSYPELVPGEEICAGFNEGGVDTCQGDSGGPMFRRDDAGAWIQVGIVSWGYGCARAGFPGVYTEVSTFATAIKNAAATL
- a CDS encoding glycoside hydrolase family 35 protein, translating into MADFVVGEEHFLLDGRPVRLLSGALHYFRVHEAQWGHRLRMLRAMGLNCVETYVPWNLHEPAPGEFRDVGALGRFLDAASEAGLWAIVRPGPYICAEWENGGLPHWVTGPLGSRVRTRDAEYTGHVDRWFRALMPQVVARQIDRGGPVIMVQVENEYGSYGSDRVYLRHLADLLVELGVSVPLFTSDGPEDHMLTGGSVPGVLATANFGSGAREGFEVLRRHQPKGPLMCMEFWCGWFSHWGDEAVVRDADSATAALREILECGASVNIYMAHGGTNFAGWAGANRGGQQHEGLLEPDITSYDYDAPVDEFGRPTKKFWAFRELLAPYADGPLPEPPGQPPALAAPVVVRPAEWLPLGEVMDALGGAESEHPVPPSFEELDVDRGLVRYRLEVPGPRRAYPLTASGLRDRAVVYVDGARAGVLTEGAETLEEPVAGPASVELWVESLGRVNYGPRVGEAKGITGGVLHERQYLHGVRARALRLDAFDGAGAVAGLPFRSPVEGAAGLYRGSFEVRGAGDAALELPGWTRGFVWVNGFNLGRYWSVGPQDSLFVPGPVLREGANEVWVLELEQGGEDVRLG
- a CDS encoding ankyrin repeat domain-containing protein; this encodes MRTEDSEVVGLDTDLAGRLFEALYGDDDDAVVRALRAGAPAEATDEDGQTALYTAAARDRPGMVRLLLAAGADPDRASGADGAELPLCGTAVWGHTEAMRALLAAAARVDLAEEPGVRALTWACREGRAEVVELLLAAGADPDLPGPDGQPPLLTATRRGSPSCVRALLRRGADATAEALAEARRWAGTDVAAELRRGLAEVYEVAESQVEIRRVEEDGGETVIAEVVRGGRHVAGNEQQTGHAAIATLLEDALGMRTPAEELAGRAMRRGVPDMDEWTEAVAVLQRRGDEETFRAAAGWAGTGDALRQTFAADVLAGLGHADGDGVGAGSGVGRGVAARVVPLLRELARESDEPEVIRAAVTGLGRQGDPAGVTEVLRHAGHPDPEVRFGVAVALHGLVPGDHTGAVEAVLGLTRDGDDGVRDWATAALADVEADGPEIRDALAARLTDPVPDIEAEAARGLAMRQDGRAVEALARILADEDPQGYAYSTAEQAVEYVTDERVRLRLEATLPRAR